The genomic window ctgacttttTCGCATCTGCCTTTACTTGGGAGACGGACACAGTCTATAGAACTGAAGCAAAACAGTAGAGAGGTATCATATCTAAATATCTAGACCATATCtaaattacagaagaggaggagcTTGTTGTCTTAAGAGTtagggtggataagtctccagggcctAACCAGttgctctcccccaccccccacccccataaacCTTGTGTTGGCTAGTggagaaattgcagggaccctggaAGAGGTACTTAAAatatccttagccatgggtgaggtgctgaGGGATTGAGAATTAGCTAatgttccattatttaagaaagtctcaagaataagccaggaaattgaGGCGAGTGATCCCAATGTCAATGGTGGACAAGTTATTGGAAGATGTCCTAAGAGACAGTAAGTATAATTGTTAATTATAGGGCCCTGGCTAGTAATAGTCAACATAGCTATGTGTGCAGTAAGTCATGTCaaaccaatcttagagtttttcaaggaggttaccaagaaagttgatgaaggaaatcagtggatggacatggacttaggcaaggcctttgacaaagtcccacatgggagatgttcaggaaggtttagtcacttaacattcaagatgagatagcaaattggattcaacattccCAAAAAGCCAGGgaggcaaccatctattaccactctctgcacCAACAGACCAGCTGTGACTTGTGATGTGCTACAGGAAattgtgctgggtccattgttacttgTTATCTCAAGTAATGatatagatgataatgtggtgaactggatcagcacatttgtagatgacaccaagattagggccATTGTAGACAGCAGGgaaactatcaaagcttgcagtgcgatttggaccagctgaaaaatggctgatggaatttaatgtatttTGAGTGGACAACCCAAAGtacatcttacacagtgaatggcagagcgctgaggagtgcggtagaacagagggatctgggaacacacaTCCATAATTCTTCGAAAGTGGCATCGTAGGTGCACagtgtcataaagagagcttttggcacattggccttcatacatcagagtattgagtatacatgttgggatgttatgttacagTCATAGAAGACATTGgttaggccaaatttggagtattcagATTTAGAAATACATCAGCGTAACGAGCCTGTGccgcccaattacatccatgtgatcaattcacctactaatctatgtgtctttggactgtgggaggaaacccatgcggtcacagggagaacatacaaactccttacagacagtggcgggaactgGACCCGGACCGCTGGCAGTGTAATAGCATTCGTTGgaatggttggcagacaggaagcaaagagtgggattaaacgggaccttttcagaatgccaggcagtgactagtggggtaccacaaggctcagtgctgggaccccagttgttttcaatatatattaatgatttagacgagggaattaaatgcagcatctccaagtttgcagatgacacgaagctgggcggcagtgttacctgtgaggaggatgctaagaggatgcagggtgacttggataggttaggtgagtgggcaaattcatggcagatgcaatttaatgtggataaatgtgaggttatccacttaggttgcaagaacaggaaaacagatttttatctgaatggtggccaattaggaaaaggggagatgcaacgagacttgggtgtcattgaaggtgggcatgcaggtacagcaggcggtgaaaaaggcaaatggtatgttggcattcatagcaaaaggatttgagtacaggagcagggaggttctactgcagttgtacaaggccttggtgagaccgcacctagaatattgtgtgcagttttggtctcctaatctgaggaaaggcattcttgccatagagggagtacagagaaggttcaccagattgattcctgggatggcaggactttcatatgaagaaagactggatcgactaggcttatactcactggaatttagaagattgaggggggatcttattgaaacgtataaaattctaaagggattggacaggctaggtgcaggaagattgtttctgatgttggagaagtccagaacgaggggacacagtttaaggataaaggggaagccttttaggaccgagatgaggaaaaacttcttcacacagagagtggtgaatctgtggaattgtctgccacaggaaacagttgaggctggttcattggctatatttaagaggaagttagatatggcccttgtggctaaagggatcggggggtatggagagaaagcaggtacagggttctgagttagatgatcagccatcaccatactgaatggcagtgcaggcttgaagggccgaatggcctactcctgcacctattttctatctttctatgttaACTGTAGCACTACCGTGCTGTTCTGGTCATtcgtctacaggaaagatgtcaataagactgaaagagtacagagaaatttacaaagatggtgctgggatttgaggacctCAATCATAAGAAAAGGTTACTAGGTTAGGTctatattctctggagttcaagagaatgagggTGGTTTTGATAGTGGTATTAgtatgggtatagatagggtaagtacaAACAGGCTGTTTCTAGTGAGATTGGGTGAATCTACATCTTAAGGTCATATGCTAAGAGCAAGGTAAATATTTaagggaacctgagggagaacttcactcagagagtggtgtgagtatGGAATGAGATGCAAGTGGTAGATTCAACTTTGATTgaaaaatttaagagaagtttggatagggatatggagaactgtggtccaggtgcaggtcaatgggaatagccagaataatagtttggcatggattagatgggccaaagggctggtaAAGTTTAAGGAAatctcagattcctgtaaatAATGGATTAAGTACAGACTATGTCTGTGTATTTTGTGAGTAACTAAAGTGTGTTTGAATAATGTCTCACAACTGCTTCTTTGGAGCAAGATGAGGGTTAAAGTTCACCCAGATCCACAAAAGATGTCTCCTGATTTTTCACACCTTTTGGTTTCGACGAAAGGTGACACCTGATGGAAATTGGACAGGACATTCCTTTCTTAATTAAAGCATAAATTGGTGGATGTTCTTCTCTTTGTAATTAAGTTTTGGCTCCAACAAACCAGGTAGGACATTCCTTTTTTTAATTAAAGTGGCTGGAGTGTCTGTCAAGCTGATTGTTCTTTTGTATCAGCGGCCTTATAAATTGTAACAGTTCTGGAAGTCGAACAGTGGACTTGTTTAAACCACCAGAGAGATGAGAACGCTTCTCACCAATGTCAGGGCCAAGTTCCCTCGCTGGCTGAGCTCGAAGAAGTAAACTGGTAAAAAGATAAAGGAACAATCTTATGTGCTGTAGTTATTTGGTCCAGCAAATTTAAGTTTAcaagaagggcctgcttctgagctgtagtgctctatgaatcTACTGTAAGGGGTATTTATATAAATTGAAGCAATATTTTCTGCCTTCTACTGTTCTTCAATACCAGCCAATTTGTTTCTATTTCTTATTTTTCTAAACTAGGATCATTTACTTTTGTCTTTAATTAATTTGCTAATGTTAGGGCTAACTAACTTCCTTTTTCATTTTGGCCATCTCCCCTAAAAGTTAAATATCCAAGGACATTTAATTCCCAACCTTTGTCACTTTTCAACCATGGTCCTGTGATGGCTATTACATTGAATCCATGTACTTTTGTCTGTGTGAAGAAAGGTCAAAGGAGAGAGGAGCATGGGAAAGGGGGCAGATGAGGAGCAGGAAAAGGAAGAAAGGGATGAAAAACAGTATAGCTTGTTTTCAGAAAGTGTCCATTCAGTCCTTTCAGTCTGTCACCTATTCAGTAACTTTTTTGACTGAATTATTCCATATCTCTTGACAACACTCTAGCTGGATGTTTTATTTCCTGCAATGACAGGTATCGAGGATTTGTGTACAAAGAGAGAAGAGCTGAATCAGCAAATTCTTcaggaagaagaggaaaagaacaaGCTTCAGAATGACATCCGCATTTTGACGGAGAAACTTGCAAAGGTGAATGAGAGCCTAGCACGCAAAATGGCTACACGAAATGAATTTGATAGAACTATTGCAGAGACTGAAGCCGCTTATATGAAGGTGAGTACAAAAATTGCTCAGGTTCTTTTAATTGAAATCTTATCAATTACTTaaaatatcatcaagatacacAGCCATGACTTTGAACACCTACTGGAAAACTAAGCTTTACGTCAGTCACCTTTCCTTTCTGCATCCATGATCATCATCCCCATAAATCACATTTTAATTTAGCAGGATCACTGAACATAGACAATGAAAACTACTTTGTGAGTGATCCTTTTTGTaccctgggactgtctgttacaCTTTTGTAGGGATGCCTAAACATTTGTGCTCGGAGAACAGAAAACTGAGCTTGTTGGCATTTTCATGGACATTACAGTTAAGTATTCGCAGTGACGTCTGATATTATCATTGCTTTTTGCTcttttatatgccctttcttttgcttttatgttggttttgacttcccttgtcagccaatcTTGTGTCATtcagcctttagaatacttctttgggatgtatttatcctgtgcattgtgaattgcttccagaacctCGAggtattgctgctctgccatcatccctgctatagtccccttccaatcaactttggccggcaactctcatacctctgtaattccacttactctactgtaattctgatacatctgactttagcttctccctctcaaattgcagggtgaattatcATATtaggatcactgcctcctaaaggtccctttactttaagctccctaatcataagaccataagacataggagcaaaattaggccattcagtccattaatTCTGCTCTACCAtagctaatccatttccctctcaaccccattcttctgccttctcaccataatctttCATGCCCCAATTAATCAaaaacatatcaacctccaccttaaatacacccaatgatctggcctccacagctgagtGCGGCAGTGagtttcatagattcaccaccctctggttaaagaaattactcatctctgttctaaagcgacgtctctttattctgaggctatgcccttgggtcctagacaccccgcctcccaaccataggaaacatcctccacatctctttcaacattcagtaggtttcattgagaccacctctcatttttctaaattcctaaATAACAGACCCACCAAAACTGCccacggtactccaagtgaggcctcaccagtgccttataaggctttggcattacatccttacttttatgttctagtcctctcaaaatgaatgctgacatttgctttcctcaacctgcaaatgaatctttaggaaatcctttgcaccttggactgttgaattttttccccatttagaaaatagtctatgcttttattccttctaccaaagtacatggccATACAGTTCCCtatgttgtatttcatttgcgaCCTTTTATGCTCCTGAACACTAAGCTCTTAAGTTTTGGCCACACAACATCAGTAGATAGTTTCAGTGTTAATGACTTTGTTATAGTCAGATCCCTTGCCTTTTTAATTCTTCCTTCTACAATCCTATGTTTTCTTGCTGATGCCCTTCCCCTGTAGCAGTTAAATGCACTGTTCATTGCCATTCCCTGTTtgaacagatcctggaaagctcACAGACACTGCTGACTGTTCTGAAGCGGGAAGCTGGAAGTCTGAGTCAAGTCAAAGAGAACAGAGATGAATGACTCCTGATTTTTCTGCAGTCAACTTCAATCACAACAGTGAGAAATGTCCTCAACAGATGCCTACTGTACAGTTTCAAACAACACCTTTATCAGGGATTTTTGATTCTTCAAAAAATGACTTCTTTGTAGTGCCGCATTGTAATAAAGTATATGGAGATAGAAAACATGGATTATTTAAATATATCATTATAGAGGGTGATTGGGAATCCTTCCAGCACTAGAAAGAAGTTTACCTGCCTTTTATGGTGAGAGGAGGGATAGTGATCCCCATTTTCTGTAAGTTTTATCATTTGAACTCCCCTGATCACTTTGGCATTGAAGGAAAATGCTGTGCTGTGAAGGAGAAAGTTAACAGGAATAGCTAAAGTCTGCAGGCATTGGCCACAAAAATCTTCGTGCAGTCATACGTTTTTCACTGCAACATCTATAGACAGACCAACTGAGTTCATACTTAAAGATTTAGTAAAAgctttatttcttaaattattgtaagattttgtgaataaaacatgcaGGTCAGTTTATATGCTTAAAAGCCGcagccctttacttccattaTGAACAATCCGAAAGCAGGGGCCTTACATTGACATCATTACATCAGACTctgtctcttaaagtgaacacaattCAAAGACTGCGTTTATCAATTATGTAGAGCAGTTTCTGTTATGAACAACAACGTGTCATCTGTCATCCACTACATTACCCTACACAGCAGCCCCCACCCCAACCAGAATTCACCAAAACTGGCATTGTGAATGAGGCTGGAGCTGGGGTTCATTTGAGTAACAGCAGGTGATTCTGGCTCAGCCAGGAGTGTGCTAACACACTCGAGTTCATATTCTGATGCAGGGGGTATGTTAGTGAAAGCATCCAGGTCTTGGTGGGCCGGTTGTAAGGCAATCTACAGAAATACATTCAGGTTTGCCTGTCCAACCTACAATAATCTTTCCACCACATTCCAAAACGGGGAACGGACTATCATTAGGAAGCTTGAGTGGGTGTTGATATCCATCACAATGGACAAAAACAAACAAGGTCAACTGGAACCCAAGGGTGCTGTTTCCATGATGGGAGGTAAGAATAGATGTAAAAGAATTGAGTTTACTGAGGAGAGCAGAACACTTGAGATGCCAGCCATGTGGTTGTGGagtcaggaataaaatcacctggcacCCGTAGTCCCATAGCACACCAACTCAGCTGTGTGAaggactgcaggtcctcttttggaacTTCTGAGCCCCATCAGGATCCACGGGAGATGACCATGCCAAGACTCGTCCCACATGAGggtcctcagagcagcctttaaggaataGTGAAATTGCTCACACAGGCCATTGGACTGCATGTGATACGCTGCTGTGATGCAATTTATCATCAAGATTCTGGGCCATTGTGCCCCAGCGGGGACCACAGTCAGAAGAAACATCAGACGGGGTGCAAAACCGAACAACCCAGATGTCAATGAATAGCCGAGCCTTGTCTGCAGTCATCATCAGCGCTAGAGGGACAACTCTGGCATCTACCTTGATAAGGAGATGCGTGGAACTGCTGttgggaggtgaggggagagggaaagcagGGGAGGACCAGCCAGGTCCACAGTGATGTGATCAAACCATAACTCAGGAACCTCAAAAGGTGCCGATGGTGCCAAAACATGGTTAACTTttgccctgtggtgcacctgttctTGCCAAATCAAATCCTATGGCCAGTTCTCTCAAGCTCCTTCTCTTGCCATCTCCCACCAAAGAAGACCTTGACCCACCTTAGTGTCCTTTGTAAAacctctcccccagcatcctgaCTGGATGACACATTCCTAAGCATCCCTTACCTTTAATAGTAactcaaacaggctgaaagcaaaaCAGacagctcttacagaactgctaaaatgaaatacttaCAGCATAGCACAAAAAATCTGAACCAGGCCATTACACAAGAGAGGGGCAACAGCTCCATGTTAAGAATAGTgcatgcatggaatgagctgctagagaaaGTGATTGATTTAGATACAATaacaatgttcaaaagacaaGTATGTGGTTAGGAAGGgtttacagcaggggttcccagcctggggtctacGGATCTCTCAGTTAATGAtgttggtccatggtataaacaaggttgggaacccctggtttagagggatatgggctaaatgGGACACCATAGTCAGTACAAATGatttgggctaaagggcctgttctcCTGCTGTGTTACTATGACTAAAGAAGTGCATTTGAAAAGCATATCCTGGACATAACTTAAAGCTACTAAGCATTACATATGTTCAGTGGCTGGCTAGAGAAGCGTCATTGAGTATCTCAAATTACAATGGAGTGCAGATTATTTGATAGGgagtgagaagatcatcaggaacCTTAATGTTTGTGCTGTCTCTCTGCAAGAGCAATGGAACTAGTC from Hypanus sabinus isolate sHypSab1 chromosome 18, sHypSab1.hap1, whole genome shotgun sequence includes these protein-coding regions:
- the ssna1 gene encoding Sjoegren syndrome nuclear autoantigen 1, translated to MSHQGAALQSYNNELVKCIEDLCTKREELNQQILQEEEEKNKLQNDIRILTEKLAKVNESLARKMATRNEFDRTIAETEAAYMKILESSQTLLTVLKREAGSLSQVKENRDE